The Ranitomeya imitator isolate aRanImi1 chromosome 3, aRanImi1.pri, whole genome shotgun sequence genome has a window encoding:
- the POLD3 gene encoding DNA polymerase delta subunit 3, whose translation MAPNLSVANYFGSSGAAAMDELYLENIDELITDHNKIVTYKWLSHTLGVHVNQAKQMLYDYVTRKRKENVSAQVHVTYLLSGTCVQDGYPFHKVAVVKEEKLEAAKSKLSVVATVHVYSIQKATLKDSAPLFSADYDIVKNNLQNCNKFSAIQCPAAVPRSPEEVAQLQKSHYQPNETQNISTTPAVNGFTSPPAAKAAPQQPKGIMGMFSRPASKSQEAQKGTKPEAKESAVPESSSKPSAKSSAMNNFFGKASMNKVKESPPTETLKEEKAAAQQVPSPENKEPEPPKAAAKSKKSKAKRVELSDSDEEPDKLVKKRRRIKKPQSDSSDDEGVVPLSPDVKTTSPPPPPPPPPEPVVKMETELQTQPREKGKKRKRVLKSKMFMDSDGSMVTEKVYESESCTDSGEELPVSKPSAKPSTAGKTEAKTAKKTAAASKGGTKQASIMGFFQKK comes from the exons ATGGCGCCAAATCTGTCAGTGGCAAACTACTTCGGAAGCTCCGGGGCCGCCGCCATGGACGAGCTGTACCTGGAGAACATCGACGAGCTGATCACCGACCACAACAAGATT GTGACCTATAAATGGCTGAGTCACACTCTCGGGGTTCATGTGAACCAAGCCAAGCA GATGCTGTATGATTACGTCACTCGGAAGAGGAAGGAGAATGTGAGCGCACAGGTGCACGTGACCTACCTGCTGAGCGGGACGTGTGTGCAGGACGGCTACCCC TTCCACAAGGTGGCGGTAGTGAAGGAGGAGAAGCTGGAAG ctgcaAAGTCCAAGCTCAGCGTGGTGGCCACCGTCCACGTGTACAGCATCCAGAAGGCCACACTCAAGGACAGCGCGCCGCTCTTCAGTGCAGACTACGACATCGTCAAGAACAACCTGCAAAACTGCAATAA GTTCAGTGCCATCCAGTGTCCGGCCGCCGTGCCCCGATCTCCGGAGGAAGTGGCGCAGCTCCAGAAATCGCACTACCAACCGAACGAGACGCAGAACATATCCACTACACCGGCGGTCAATGGGTTCACGTCACCACCGGCCGCCAAAGCTGCACCCCAACAGCCAAAAGGCATCATGGGAATGTTCTCACGTCCGGCGTCCAAGTCCCAAGAGGCTCAGAAAGGCACAAAACCCGAAGCCAAAGAAAGCGCT gTTCCTGAATCCAGCAGTAAACCATCCGCTAAATCCAGCGCCATGAACAACTTCTTTGGGAAAGCGTCTATGA ATAAAGTGAAGGAGTCTCCCCCCACTGAGACTCTGAAGGAGGAGAAGGCGGCAGCTCAGCAGGTCCCGTCCCCAGAGAACAAGGAACCTGAACCCCCGAAAGCAGCAGCTAAAAGCAAGAAAAG TAAAGCGAAGAGGGTGGAGTTGTCAGACAGTGACGAGGAGCCGGACAAGCTGGTGAAGAAGCGGCGGAGGATCAAGAAGCCGCAGTCTGACAGCAGCGATGACGAGGGCG TTGTTCCTTTGTCTCCGGATGTAAAGACGAcgtcgcctcctcctcctcctcctcctcctcctgagccGGTCGTGAAGATGGAGACAGAACTGCAG ACGCAGCCCAGAGAAAAGGGGAAAAAACGGAAACGCGTTCTGAAATCCAAGATGTTCATGGACAGTGACGGCTCCATGG TGACAGAGAAGGTGTATGAGAGCGAGTCCTGCACGGATAGCGGAGAAGAGTTACCGGTGTCAAAACCGTCAGCAAAACCGTCCACAGCCGGCAAAACCGAGGCAAAGACTGCGAAGAAGACGGCGGCTGCCAGCAAGGGGGGAACCAAGCAGGCGTCAATCATGGGGTTTTTCCAGAAGAAGTGA